The DNA window GGAGCAGTGCACCCTGTGCGAGGTAAGAGTAGGCATCACGACTGAACATGGGAACTGCCAACAGGAGCGGTGCTGTCCACGCAGGTACGACCCATCCGATCTCCCGCACGGTGGTTCTTCCGCCGAGGGTCGCGCGCCCGAGTCGGACCCAGGCCACGATCATCAGAACGACGCCGAGCCAGACGAGGATGCTGGACAGGATTAGACCGTGGCCGAAACGAAGCCAGGACAGATGCATGGCTTCGAGCAGCGGGTCCTGACGCCTCACGCTGCCTGCGCCGAAGCCGCCGAAGGTGATGAGTGCGGCGCCGACCATTCCCAGAACCGCGGCGTGCCCCTCAGGGCTGCGCAAGAAAAGGGACAGATGCCGAAGGGAGGACTTGCTCGGTTCTGTGGAGGGAGACGCGGTGTCGCGAGTCGGGTCGGATCCGGCCGTGCCGGATGCTGCAGGACCCTGGACCGAGGACATCGCGGTATTCATCCTCCTTTCGGTCTCGCGCGGTGATGGCGTACGACGGATGAACGGGAGGTTCACAGTCGATGGCCGCAGTCAGTTTAGTGGGTAGACCTCGTGGATCCGAACCATCCCGGTGACCGCCGGAATGTCACGGTGTGCCGCAGATGCGCTCCGCAGCCAGTTTGCCCGACACGAGGACGGTCGGCACGCCGACCCCTGGTGTCGTGGCCGATCCGGCCAGCACCACATTGTCGAGACCGGGAACGATGTTGTGTCTGCGGAACGGGCCTGTCTGGCGGAAGACGTGAGCCGAGGAGAACGGGCTACCGAGGAGCATTCCGCGGTCGGCCCACGTCTGCGGGGTGTCCACGCGATCCACGGTCATGGTCGTTACGTCGAGGTACCCACGCCGCTCCAGTTCCTGCTGAAGTTCGCGTACGTACGGATCCTGCAGTCGAGGCCAATCGAATGGTGCACTGCCTAGGTTCGGGCACGGTGCCAGTACAGACACCGGCTCGCAGGGCTCGCCGCCACGTTCGAGAAGAAGCGAGGCGTCGGACACTGCGGGTCGAGTGATCAGCAGCGAAGGATCTGCCATGAGGGCTCCCCGCCCCCGGCGAGCTGTGATCCGCGCGAACGTCGACGCCCATTCCGCACCGAAGTCGATCGTGTGATGCGATTTCGATGGCCACGTGTCGGTGATGCGAGTGGGGACCGTTCCGTGAAACACGACGGCGGAGGGTGACACGGTTCCGTATCCACGTCGTCGACCGCGAGTCGACACACCCGCACCGTCGAGCAAGGCGTCGACGACCGGTAGATCCGGAGTCAGGACAACCGCGTCGCACAGGTGGTCGACACCAACGTTCGTACGTACTGCAGTTGCTCTCCCTCCCTCGACCCGAATGTCGGACACGGATGCACCGGTGATCACAGTCCCACCGTTGCGGGTCACAGCATCGGCCATCGCTGCAGCAATGGAAGCCATGCCACCTTCCGGGAAGTACACCCCGAGCGAGGTATCCATGTGGGCGATCGCCCCATAGACGGCAAGTGCCTTGGCGGGGGCCATACCTGCGTAGAGCGCTTGAAACGTGAAGACGCGGCGCAACCGCTCGTCCTTCAAGAACGTCTCCACTCGTGGACCGAGTCGGCCGAAACCACCGAGCCGGGTGAGGGTGAGAGTGTCGCGCAAAGCAGCAGGCGAAGAGACGAGGTCGAGTGGAGAGTCGAAGTTGGAATCGATGTAGCGATCGAACTCCGCATCGAAGATCGATGCCAGCCACTGCCGAAGCGATCGATATCCCTCTGCTTCTTCAGCGCCACACTTCTTTGCGACTTCCTCGGCCATCGCGTCGGGGTCGGAATAGACGTCGATGGAGGTGCCGTCGGCGTAACGCGTGTGGTAACTCGGCGACAGCGCACTCAGCGAGATCTTCGGCGAGACCGTATCGAAGGACTCTCCGACGGCGGCGAGAGCCGATTCGATCAGATTGGGCATCGTGAGAACGCTTGCACCGTTGTCGATCTCGTAGAGGACGGAACCTTCGTCGTCGGGCACGGGATACACCCCGACTCGTCCGCCGACTGTGTCCTCCCGCTCGAGGACGGTGACTTTTCTGCCCGCCCCGATGAGGTGCAGGGCAGCCGAGAGCCCTGCGAGGCCCGCCCCTACCACCACGATGGAGTCGGTCTGTCCGCTGAGGGAGCGCACGTCGGCCTTTCGTCGTTTCGAGCCGGTCAAAGTGTCAGTACGTTCGCTGAGTTGCGGCGATTGCCATGTGGCGCAGCTGACTCGCTGCCTGCGGTTCCACGTCACCGGCTTCCAGCGTCGCCATCGCCCGGTCGGTCAGGTGCGAGATGCGCTGCTCCACATCGTCGACGGCTCCCACCTCGGTCAGGGCCGCCCGTACCCGGCCGATTCCGTCCTCGTCGAGGTCCGCGTCGCCGAGGCTTGTCCGCAACAGCGTCGCGGATCGAGGATCGGCCTCGTCCGCACGGGACATCCCCGTCGCCATCAGGACGGTCCGCTTACCCTCACGGATGTCGTCACCGGATGGCTTTCCGGTGACCGTAGGGTCGCCGAACACTCCGAGCAGATCGTCTCGAAGCTGGAATGCGAGACCGATGTCCGTGCCGAACGAGCGGTATGCGGAGATGAGCTCGGGGGATGCGTCGGCAAGGACTGCGCCGAGGTGTAGCGGGCGCTCCACTGTGTATGCGGCGGTCTTGTAGCGGTTCACCCTCATCGCAGCGTCCACCGACTCGTCCAGACCGGCCTCCGCCTCGATGTCGAGCAGCTGACCACCGAGTACCTCGGTTCGCATCGCCGACCACACAGGTGAGACCCGCGCGGCTGCATCGGAGTCGATCCCGGACTCACGCAGCATGTCGTCGGCCCAGCACAAGGCGAGATCGCCCAGCAAAATCGCAGCGGATTCGCCGAAGCGGGCGGAGGAGCCGGACCACCCTGCATTACGATGGCGGTCGGCGAAGCCGATGTGGATGGTTGGAAACCCGCGCCGGGTGATCGAGGCATCGATGATGTCGTCGTGAATCAGCGCGCACGCCTGAACCAGTTCGAGTGCCGAGCACGCACGGATCACTGGAACCGCCTGATCGCTCGCGGGGTCACCGCCTGCACCGAGCCACGCGGTCCAGGCGAAGGCAGGTCGGATGCGTTTGCCGCCGCGGAGGACGAATTCGGTCAGCTCCTCGACTGCTGACGCGTAGCCACCACCCACCACAGCAACATGTTCGCTTCTGGATTCGAAGAACTCGTTCAGTGCCGACTCGACGAGTTCTCGCGGTGTCGATGTGCCACCCGCGACAGCGGTGAGGAGTCGGACGCGTTGGTCAGTGGATTGAGCCGTGGTCAGTTTCCCGGACAGGAGATCCTCCAGTCGATCCGAAAGTGCGAGATGCAGTTCAACTTTAGCGTCCGGCGCCGCACGGCACCGTCGGTGCCGGGCCCTCGTCGCCGGTGTCTGCAGGGGAACCTATGATGAGTCGGTGACATTCGATGCCGTCAGGGGGCGGTCGAGCGACGGGTGGGAGACTCGAACTCCCTCCATAGTCGACCGTCTACGCACTGACGCGTCGGCGCCGATTCCTTTTTCGGTGGAGTTCTCACCCCCTCGAGACGAAGCCGCAGAGGCCAGACTGTGGCGAGCGGTGCGCGAGTTCGAGCAGATGCGGCCCGCGTTCGTGTCCATGACCTACGGCGCCGGTGGGTCGACGCGCGACCGAACAGTTCGCGTCACCGGACAGATCGCAGAAGAAACGACTCTGCTGCCTGTCGCCCACCTCACCGCGGTGTCGCACAGTGTCGACGAGCTCCGGTCGATGGTCGGCGCATATGCGGACCGCGGCATCTCCAACATTCTGGTCCTTCGCGGCGACCCACCGGGTGATCCCCTCGGACACTGGGAGAAGCACCCGCACGGTGTGGAGTACGCGGAGGAGCTGGTCAGTCTCGTCCGAGACCTGGGCGACTTCCATGTCGGCGTTGCGTCGTTCCCCGAGGGGCACTATCGGGCGGTCGATCTCGACCAGGACACGCGAGTGCTGGTGGACAAGCTTCGCGCTGGCGCCGAGTACTCGATCACGCAGATGTTCTTCGATGTCGACGACTACCTGCGCCTCCGCGATCGAGTGGTGGCGTGCGATCCGGAGCAGGGCGCGAAGCCCATCATTCCGGAGATCATGCCGATCACATCGCTGCGTACCGTCCGTCGTGCACTCGCACTGTCCGGTTCCGCACTGCCCAAGTCGCTCGACGACCGGTTCACTGCGGCAGCAGGGACCGGGGCGGAGGAAGACCGAGCAGCGGTGCGCGAAGTCGGCATCGCCCTGGCGACCGAAATGGGCGAGCGTCTCATCGCCGAGGGTGCTCCGGCGCTGCACTTCATCACGTTGAACTTCGCGCGGGCCACTCGTGAGGTTCTGACCAATCTCGGTCTCTGCGCAGCGAGGGTCTGAGCGCCCCTCGTGGTCAAGCGGGCCCGTGTCGAGGCCTCGGCAGGGGCCGGCCCTTCCAGCTGGTCGATCCGTTTCGGTGTCGTCGCACCGAGTTCACGGTGAGCGCTGCATAGATCGCGGCCGAGATCGGATGCGCACTCGAGGTGATCGTAGTCCGCAGCAGCGAGACCTCGGTACCTGATTCCGCGCGGGCGGACACCACCCGCGAGAGGACCGCGGCGAGGTAGCCGCCGATTCCCCACACTCTTGTCGCCCCCGATCCGAATACGGCAGCCACCGGAGGGGCGAGATATGCCACCGAGACTGCGCCGAGGACCGCGGCAGTTCCTGCCGGCCCACCGTACGCACTCCACAGCCAGCGCGAGTATCCGTCGCGCACAGCCGACCAGCCGTCGTACATGCGGCAACGAACGAATCCGCCGCCGGAGACCAGCACGGTGCGCTTCCCGGATCGGCGCAGTGCGCGTGCGATGTCGAGGTCCTCGGTGGGACTGTTCGCGACGGAGTCGTGGCCGCCGATCGAGCGGTAGTCCGCCGCGTCGAACATCAAGAATTGACCGCAGGACACCACCATCGACGGCATCGATGACGCGTTGGCCGCGCGCACGGGGAGCGTCGACATCCAGGAAAAGCTCAGCAACGGTTGCACGAGTGCTTCGGCGAGGGTTCCGGTCTCCTGTCTCGGCCACGGGCTGACGAGAGATGCTCGGCTGGAACGCAATTCCGCTACGGAAGCTGCAACTGCAGCCGGATCGAGTCGGACATCGGCGTCCACGAACGCTATGCAGTCGGCGGATTCGGCGACCGCGAGATCGGCGAGCTTGCGACATGCGGCCGCTTTGCCGGTCCACCCGGCAGGGGGTTCGGATACGGAACGGACGAGAAGGAACCGTGGGTCCGCTCCGATCACGGAGGCGGCGGCATCGAACGTGCCGTCGGTCGATCCGTCGTCGAGAACGATGACGCGCAGTGTGCGGCACTGGACTTGGTCACGTAGGTCGCGGAGCAGGTTGGGTAGTCTCGGGGCTTCGTTCCTGGCCGGTATGCAGACGACGACGGAGGCATCGACTTCTCCCTCGGGGCGGCTCAGCGCGCGGAGTGTGCGGGCATTGACCACGGTCGTCGCCGCGGACAAGCCGGACAGGACGGCACCGGCAACGACTGCTCGCCGCGCGAGCACCGAGACATCGATCACGCAGAAGTGTCGCGGCTCGGAACTGTTTCCGAGGTCGCCGAATCCCGGCGTCGGACGGGAGGATTGCGCGTCACCCAGGCCATCGCGCCGACGATCGCGGCAACGCCGATGGTGACACCTCCTACGATTCCCGCCCAACCCGCGAAGCTGCGTGTGTTCGGATCCGGGTAGTTGACCTCTGCACGCATCGAGGTCACTTCACCGGCGGGGAGCTTCCAAGTGATGATGTTGTCGCCGTCGCGAGTGCCGTTCGTCGTTCCGATACGAGCGGGAAAGGCAATGGTGAACTGCACGTCGGTGCCCTGGACCGGAACGGACTGCAAGTCCGCCTTACCGTCGAGAGTCACCGTGTCTCCGGACCGCTGCAGCACCAGCTGGTAGCTGCCGATCGCCTGCTCGGACATCGAACCGAGGGTCTGCACGTCACCGAAGGACAGGTCGCTGAACCGTGCCTCGCTACCGACGTACCCATCCTGTCGGTACTCGCTGATACGAATCTTGTTCGCCAGCGACGACGGAGCCGACAACTGGGGCCCAGTGTCGGAATCCGATGTAGGAATGGTCGCCGCGACAATCTGACCCGAGACCCGATCGTCGGCCGAGACGCCCATCGACACCTGCGCCCGGAGGCAACCGGTCAGCAACGGCGCGATGAACAGTGCCAGCGCGAACGCGGACAGTAGTCGGCGACGGTTACGGGATCTACCTTCACGGGATGTCGACTGCACAGCGACATCGTGCCAGACGAGCGACGACTTCGACGTCACGGAGGTGCTCAGAGCGCAGGCGTGGCCGGGCTCGATCTCCGTTCGACGATCCACGCCCACAGCAGCGGGACACCGACGACGCCCATGACGACGAACCCGTACACGGCAGAGAACCGCAGCTCGGGTCCGGTAAGTAGAACGGCATGCGCGAGCGCGGATCCGAGCCAGGTCCACACGAAGAGAACGATGGGCACGGTGTCGGACTCTTTGGGCTGCGTCCGGCGCGTCGGACGGAGCGGAGCTGCAGTGTCGCGCTCGCTGACGGACTCCAGGATTGCGGCCATCAGAAGAGCAACCAGGAACCATCCGAGGTAGTTACTGATCGGAATCGACGGCAGGCCGGGAAGTCCGGCGATCGGCGACGTCCACGTCCACTGCCCGTCGGTCACCATCTGGGTGTCGAGGTACAGGTCCCAACCGACCATGCCGATCGCAGTGAAGATCACCCGGTGGATCGCAGTCTTCGTCGGCGATGCGCCTGTTCTCTTCAACACGTAGGTCACTGCACACCAGACCGGGTAGAAACCGGCAGTCCATGCCAGCGGAACCACGGCGGGTACTCCGACGATTCCAGGCCCGAGGCGGTCGGTGGCGTAGTAATAGCTCCCAAACGGGAAGCCTGTTGCCGTTCCGATCATTTCCGCTGCCAGACCGATGCCAGCAGTGACGAGAAACATGGCAGCCGCCCACTTCGGGCCGCGCGCAACCGCGGCATGCGTGATCGCTGCCGCGGCCAGGAAGCCGACGACGGCGACAGTGACCGAATCGCGGGCCGACCCCGACACAAGCGGGTAGACGATCTGCGCGCCGATCGCACATCCGGCGAGGGCTACGACAACCTTGTTCATCGGACGCGTTCGCCGAGCCATCGACGGACACGGCCTGCGCGGCTGTCCGCAATAGCGATTCTTGCTGCGCTGCGTCCACTCGCGGCCGAGACGCCGCCACCTGGGTGAGTCGATGCGCCGGTGAGATACAGGCCGCGAGCACCAGGGACCCGGTGCTGCGCCAGCTGCGGGATCGGGCGCCACATCATCATCTGATCCAACGACATCTCGACGTGCATGATGTTGCCTCCGATCATCCCCAGTTCGCGTTCGATATCGGCGGGGGACTGGACGTGGCGGTGCAGTATCGAGTCGCGAAAGCCGGGAGCGTGCGACTCCAGCTGGTCGACGACTCGGTCGGCCTCGGTTTCGGCGAGGTCGCGTGGATGCACCCCGCTCTCGGAGGTGCGCCATCGCCTTCCTCCCGACAATGTATGCGGGTGCCATTGCGACCATAGCGAAATCTGATGCTCGCCTTCCGGGGCAACGCTGGGTTCGATTGCGGTGAAGGACATTCCGAGAACCGCCGGTTGTGGGGGCAACTCGCCGGCGAGAGCGCTGCCGTGGGCGAGCCGCAACTGGGCACGGTCACGGACGAGAAGTTGCAGGCCGGAGGTCGCAGACTCGGCACCCGGGTACCGGGGGAGTGCTGAGGTTGCGAGCCGTACAGCCATCCCGAGTCCCGGGCCGACGCGGATTCCACGACGCCATGATTCGATCTGTCTTCGATCGTGACCACCGGCCGCCAGGAGGTCCAACGTGGTCAGAATGTGACATCCCGCGACGATCATCTTGCTACGAACCATGCGTCCCGATCGGGTTCGCGTAGTCCAGTGGCCAGAGGAGGGCGTCAACGATTCGACGCCGTCGTCGACCGTGACCTGGCCGCCGTCCGACTGCAGCTTCGATACGAGCGCCTCGACCAGTGCGCCGCTGCCACCGACCGCGCGTGCTGGCGGGACAGTGTGCATCAGGGCGGCGAACCCGACCATCGGAGCTGTACCCGGCTCGGACATCGGTGGACCTGATTGCGCACCGAACCACGCCAGCGCGGCCTTGAGTCGTTCGGACGAGAACGCCTCGTCGAGCAGGGCGTCGCCGGTTGTCAGGAATTCGCGGGACAAGGCACTGCCGCCGGACGGGGCGTCGAGTCCCCAGAACGAGCGAAGTAGATTCCCGCCTGTCGGTGGCGCCGAGAATGCTCGCATCGTCCGCGCGCTACGTGGTCCCCATTTGTCGACGAATCGGCGGTAAGCGCGAGCATCGGCACCGCCGCACGCGCGCGCCACGGATTCGCACGTGGCGTCGAGGTCTCGGTGAAAGACGATGGCGGGCTCATCCGTTCCCGGTGCACCCGGCGCGAATGCCCACGGGTCGCATTCGATGTACCGCAACCCGTGGTCGGAGAGTCCTAATTCTTCGATGACCCCGGTATGTCGAACCATGATGTGCGCCGAGGAACCCCTGTCGACGCGATGGCCGGGAAAACGCTCGACCGAGGAGACTCCGCCGCCCATGATCGAATCCTTCTCGAGGACCTCGACGGACAATCCTGCAGCGGCGAGGTAGCAGGCTGAGGTCAGGGCGTTGTGGCCGGAGCCAACAACCACAACGTCGATCACCGCTCCAGGCTATAGGTCACTGCCGAACAACGAGGTGGAGGCTCATTCGAACGGCAATGCGCGAGCGAGGACGGCGAACGGCCGCCGATCTCCGGCGAATGTGAAATTTCGTAGAACGTCCTCGAAACCAAGTCTGCGGTACAGGCGCCAGGCGCGATTGTTCTCGCCCTCGACCTCGGGTGTGGACAGCAGCACGCTGCGTTCGGGCCGGTCGGAGAGCAGACGGCGGGTCAATGCGTCGCCGAGTCCGTGTCCCTGAGCGCTCGGAGACACATGTAGCTCGGTCAGCTCGAAGTAGTCGGCGAGGATGAAGTCGGCGTGCTCAGCACTTGCTCCCGACCTCAGCAAGCCGTCTCGGACTTGTTGATGCCACCACTGATGGCGCGCTCCTCGGTACCCGTATGCGACGGCCACGAGCGGTGACTCCTCGGTGGGGAGGATGGCGCCGACGCCCCGCCACCCGGGTCGCAGCACGTGTTCGGACCACATCGGCGCACGGTGGTATTCGGTGCCCTGTGGGTATCCCATCGCGTCGACATAGATCGCCAGCGCCTCGGGGAGTCGTCGGCGGATCTCCTGGGCGGACAGATCGACCAGGTACGGGGTCGTTTCCGCATCGGTAGCGACTGTTCTCAACCTTTCCTTGACTACTTGTCGGTGTGCACAGCTATATTGAATATGTCGAACGGATGTTCGATGTCGGTGATCCGGCGATGAACCCGAGGGAAGCGGGGCTCGCCGGATTCCGACCATAGATCGTCGTCGACGTCCGGACGTGTCGGATCTAGCAGTACCGAACGGCGACTCCAACGGGAGGTGTTCGAGTATGGCCACGAAAGTTCTTGCCGAAATGCGTCCGCCGGTGTCGCCGCGCGCGCGAGTCCTACTGGGCCGAGCGGATGTATTGCTGTCCGGCTCTGTCGGCGCGGACACCGTCTCCGATCAATTTCTCGATTGCTACATGGCTGCTTTGCGGGGTGCTGCCGCGATCCTGGAGGCGGCGCCGATCTCCACCTCGCGCGCCCGGTCGCGTAGCGCGTGGGTGCTCCTGGCCAAGGCAGCTCCTGAACTCGAATCCTGGGCCGAGTACTTCTCTGGGTTCTCCTCCACGAGGGCTGCGTTGCAAGCTGGTGTGTCACGTTCGATCGACGCGAGCGCAGCGGACGAGTTCTACCGGGAGGTCGGGCGATTCCTTCATCTTGTCGAGGACTTCATCGGTGCCGAGTCTCGGTTGGACCGAGTGGCGTCCTATCCACGATCGATGTCGGCGTAATTCGTTCCGAAGTGGTGTGTTCGGTAGCCCCTGATGTCGAATCGGCCTCCCGAGGTTCGCCAGAAGCATCCGGTTCTTGGGTGGGACTTGATCGCTGTACAGGGAAAATTTGGACATTCTCAGGAACACATCGACCGAGTAGGTGGTAAGCAGTCGATTCTGCTCGTATTATTGACAACAGGTAGCCGCCAAGGTCAGCTTCCCGTCGTTTCGCACCCGAAATGACTTTCAATATCTGTGCAGGGGGAGGTACCGTGCCACTCTCCGAGCACGAGCAGCGCATGCTCGACCAGATCGAGAGCGCTCTCTACGCCGAGGATCCCAAATTCGCGTCTCACGTGAGAAGCGGCCGTATGCGTACGGCTTCGAGCAAGCGTCGCTTTCAAGCGGCAGCTTTGTTCGTTTTGGGGCTTGTTTTACTTGTTGCCGGGTTGGCGCTGCCGTTCAAGCCCGGCGGATTCCCGGTCGTCAGTCTCGTCGGCTTCGCCTTCATGTTCGGGGCCGGGGTTCTGTTTCTACTCGGTGGGCCTGGGAAGGGCGGATCAGCACCACAGGAAGACGCTGCGTCGAGCGGCGCAGCCGACTCCAAGAGTTCGGGCCAGAAGTCCAAGCCCAAGCCCGGGCGCAAAGGTGGCGGTTTCACATCGCGGATGGAGGATCGTTTCCGACGGCGATTCGAACAAGAGTAGTCGGCCCAGCTCGGCCGACTGCAACCGTCGCTAGGCGACATACAAGAAGCATGAAGTACATATCGGGTGCTCGGTAGCGAGCGCCAAGCTACAAGCACCAAACCACGAGAGCGGTGCCTACCTACGGGTAGGCACCGCTCTCGTGGTTTCTGTGTCTGCGTCCGGTGCGCGGTGCGGTGACACCTTCTGATTCAGGCACCTTCTCCCACCCGTCCCCACTCGATGGCGACGCGGAACCCCTCATCCCCACTTTCACCCACCCGAACTACGTGTTGCGGCCGTCGATATGCAGAACGAGCCTATGAGCTGGAGTTTTGCGTGTTGGGCCGATGGCACGTTGCCAGGCATCGAGTGGCTGAGCCGCTGCAGGGAAAAGTTTCTCCACAATGAACCACTATGCTGACCTGGAGATTTTGGTGCAGGTCCCAAGATTTCCCTCTCGTCGGGATTGAAAGTGGGGGAAAGTGGGGTAAAGTGGTGACAGCGGAGAGAGTGGGAGGTGTCGAGTGTTTCTCGGTACCTACACGCCCAAGCTCGACGAGAAAGGTCGGCTCACGTTGCCGGCGAAGTTTCGCGAGGCGTTGGAGGACGGAGTGATGGTGAGCAAAGGGCAGGATCACAGCCTCGCCATCTACACCCGAGAGGCCTTCGCCGAGAAGGTCAGGAAGCTGACCGAAGCATCACGCTCCAATCCGGTTGCCCGCTCGTACATACGGCAATTGGGTGCAGGTACAGACGAGCAGAAGCTCGATGGGCAGGGACGCATCACTCTCAGTCCCGACCATCGGCGGTATGCGGATCTGGAACGCAATGTCGTCGTGAACGGTTCGATCGAGTTCATCGAAATCTGGAACGACGAGGCTTGGGCTCGCTACTCGGCCGAGAGTGAGCAGAGCTTCTCGGACGCGATGGACGAGTCCTTGGAAGGAATCTTGTAGCCCGCCTTCGGTCACCAGTCGAGTGCCGCGAGGCCTCTGCCCGATCAGAACCCTGACGTTCTTCCCCAACGCCAGGTTTCGAAGATCAGGACCCTGACGTTCTTCCCCAACGCCAGGTTCCTATCGGACAGGGACCTCGAAGCATTCGACACCATCATCTTTTCTACTGCGCGTCGAGCCGGCGGACGCGCAGAAGCTCGACCGGGAGGAATCATTGTGGAAGGCGAATCGACATCGCCCGTCCCGGATAGCGCTCCCCGGAAGTCCGGAGCAGCCGGAAGCTCGGAGCCCAAACACATTCCAGTGCGCCTCGAGCGCGCGGACCAATTGCTCGGCCCGGCGCTGACCGCTGCAGTCGATCTCGGCGAATCGCCGGTGATGATCGACGCCACCCTCGGTCTCGGTGGGCACTCGGAGCACTTTCTTCGGTCGTATCCAACTGTGCGGCTCATCGGACTCGATCGCGATCCCGACGCCCTCGAACGGGCGCGAGCTCGACTGTCCGAGTTCTCGGACAGAACGACTTTCGTGCATACGACATACGACGGAATCGCTGACGCGCTGGAAAACGCTGGGCTCGAGTCGATCGATTCGGTGCACGCCATCCTGTTCGACCTTGGTGTCTCCTCGATGCAGCTCGACGAGGCGGACCGAGGTTTTGCGTATTCCGTCGATGCTCCGCTGGACATGCGCATGGACCCGACCGTCGGTCTCACGGCCGCAGATGTGCTCAACACGTACACCCATGGAGAGATTGCGCGAGTGCTCAGCACCTACGGCGAGGAACGCTTCGCGGGTCGTATCGCGTCGGCGATTCTTCGGCGGCGTGAATCGGAGCCGTTCACTACCAGTGCGGCTTTGGTGGAACTGCTCTACGCATCCATTCCAGCAGCCACGCGGCGTACGGGTGGGCATCCGGCGAAGCGAACCTTCCAGGCATTGCGGATCGAAGTGAACGGCGAACTCGATTCGCTGGAAACAGCGGTACCTGCCGGTCTCGACGCGTTGACCGTAGGCGGACGGGTGGTGTTCATGTCGTATCAGTCGCTCGAAGACCGGGTCGTGAAGAAGGAACTGGCCCCGCGGGTCAAATCCCGTAGCCCGGAGGGTCTTCCAGTCGAGCTCCCGGGAATGGGTCCGGAGTTCCGGCTCCTGACCAAGGGCGCGGAACGCGCGTCCGAGCAAGAGATAGAAGAGAACCCGCGTTCGGCACCTGTGCGCTTGCGCGCCGCCGAGCGAATTGCGAGGAGATCGGCATGACAATTACCTCGAGTTCGCCGCGTACGAAGCGTCGGCCCCGGTCCAACGGATCCACGCCAGGATCTTCTCGCTCAGGAGCCGCCGCCCGTGCATACGAGCGTCGGCAGCAGCGTGCCATATCGCTTGGTGGAGAATCGGTTTCCAATAGTCATGCAACTGCGCGCACCGGACTGTCGACCACGGCAATCACTGCGCGCATCCCGTTCGTGGCATTGATCATCGGTTTGTTGTCGCTCGGTCTTGGCTTGACTCTGCTGCTCACGACGAGATCGGCGGGGGACTCGTACGACCTCTCGGAAGCCAAGTCGCAGAACGAGCGTCTCGTGCAGGAACGCGCTTCCCTGCAGCGTGATGTCGAGCTGGCCGACTCCGCACCCGAGTTGGCGCGCAAAGCTGCTGAACAAGGCATGATCCCGGCGTTGAACGCTGCCCGGATCGTCGTGGGTGAAGACGGAGCGATTCAGGTGGTAGGTACTCCAGCCCCTGCGCAGGGCAACCCTGTCGCCCCGTTG is part of the Rhodococcus sovatensis genome and encodes:
- a CDS encoding polyprenyl synthetase family protein, translating into MNEFFESRSEHVAVVGGGYASAVEELTEFVLRGGKRIRPAFAWTAWLGAGGDPASDQAVPVIRACSALELVQACALIHDDIIDASITRRGFPTIHIGFADRHRNAGWSGSSARFGESAAILLGDLALCWADDMLRESGIDSDAAARVSPVWSAMRTEVLGGQLLDIEAEAGLDESVDAAMRVNRYKTAAYTVERPLHLGAVLADASPELISAYRSFGTDIGLAFQLRDDLLGVFGDPTVTGKPSGDDIREGKRTVLMATGMSRADEADPRSATLLRTSLGDADLDEDGIGRVRAALTEVGAVDDVEQRISHLTDRAMATLEAGDVEPQAASQLRHMAIAATQRTY
- the crtI gene encoding phytoene desaturase family protein, whose amino-acid sequence is MRSLSGQTDSIVVVGAGLAGLSAALHLIGAGRKVTVLEREDTVGGRVGVYPVPDDEGSVLYEIDNGASVLTMPNLIESALAAVGESFDTVSPKISLSALSPSYHTRYADGTSIDVYSDPDAMAEEVAKKCGAEEAEGYRSLRQWLASIFDAEFDRYIDSNFDSPLDLVSSPAALRDTLTLTRLGGFGRLGPRVETFLKDERLRRVFTFQALYAGMAPAKALAVYGAIAHMDTSLGVYFPEGGMASIAAAMADAVTRNGGTVITGASVSDIRVEGGRATAVRTNVGVDHLCDAVVLTPDLPVVDALLDGAGVSTRGRRRGYGTVSPSAVVFHGTVPTRITDTWPSKSHHTIDFGAEWASTFARITARRGRGALMADPSLLITRPAVSDASLLLERGGEPCEPVSVLAPCPNLGSAPFDWPRLQDPYVRELQQELERRGYLDVTTMTVDRVDTPQTWADRGMLLGSPFSSAHVFRQTGPFRRHNIVPGLDNVVLAGSATTPGVGVPTVLVSGKLAAERICGTP
- a CDS encoding methylenetetrahydrofolate reductase; protein product: MTFDAVRGRSSDGWETRTPSIVDRLRTDASAPIPFSVEFSPPRDEAAEARLWRAVREFEQMRPAFVSMTYGAGGSTRDRTVRVTGQIAEETTLLPVAHLTAVSHSVDELRSMVGAYADRGISNILVLRGDPPGDPLGHWEKHPHGVEYAEELVSLVRDLGDFHVGVASFPEGHYRAVDLDQDTRVLVDKLRAGAEYSITQMFFDVDDYLRLRDRVVACDPEQGAKPIIPEIMPITSLRTVRRALALSGSALPKSLDDRFTAAAGTGAEEDRAAVREVGIALATEMGERLIAEGAPALHFITLNFARATREVLTNLGLCAARV
- a CDS encoding carotenoid biosynthesis protein — translated: MNKVVVALAGCAIGAQIVYPLVSGSARDSVTVAVVGFLAAAAITHAAVARGPKWAAAMFLVTAGIGLAAEMIGTATGFPFGSYYYATDRLGPGIVGVPAVVPLAWTAGFYPVWCAVTYVLKRTGASPTKTAIHRVIFTAIGMVGWDLYLDTQMVTDGQWTWTSPIAGLPGLPSIPISNYLGWFLVALLMAAILESVSERDTAAPLRPTRRTQPKESDTVPIVLFVWTWLGSALAHAVLLTGPELRFSAVYGFVVMGVVGVPLLWAWIVERRSSPATPAL
- a CDS encoding LppM family (lipo)protein, which produces MQSTSREGRSRNRRRLLSAFALALFIAPLLTGCLRAQVSMGVSADDRVSGQIVAATIPTSDSDTGPQLSAPSSLANKIRISEYRQDGYVGSEARFSDLSFGDVQTLGSMSEQAIGSYQLVLQRSGDTVTLDGKADLQSVPVQGTDVQFTIAFPARIGTTNGTRDGDNIITWKLPAGEVTSMRAEVNYPDPNTRSFAGWAGIVGGVTIGVAAIVGAMAWVTRNPPVRRRDSATSETVPSRDTSA
- a CDS encoding glycosyltransferase family 2 protein translates to MIDVSVLARRAVVAGAVLSGLSAATTVVNARTLRALSRPEGEVDASVVVCIPARNEAPRLPNLLRDLRDQVQCRTLRVIVLDDGSTDGTFDAAASVIGADPRFLLVRSVSEPPAGWTGKAAACRKLADLAVAESADCIAFVDADVRLDPAAVAASVAELRSSRASLVSPWPRQETGTLAEALVQPLLSFSWMSTLPVRAANASSMPSMVVSCGQFLMFDAADYRSIGGHDSVANSPTEDLDIARALRRSGKRTVLVSGGGFVRCRMYDGWSAVRDGYSRWLWSAYGGPAGTAAVLGAVSVAYLAPPVAAVFGSGATRVWGIGGYLAAVLSRVVSARAESGTEVSLLRTTITSSAHPISAAIYAALTVNSVRRHRNGSTSWKGRPLPRPRHGPA